A genomic region of Cannabis sativa cultivar Pink pepper isolate KNU-18-1 chromosome 1, ASM2916894v1, whole genome shotgun sequence contains the following coding sequences:
- the LOC115707335 gene encoding putative MO25-like protein At5g47540 — MKGLFKSKPRTPVDIVRQTRDLLMYCERSPDTRESKREEKMADLFKNIREMKSILYGNSESEPVSESCAQLTQEFFRDNTLRLLIRCLPKLNLEARKDATQVVANLQRQQVQSKLIASDYLEANIDLMDILISGYENTDMALHYGAMLRECIRHQSVARYVLESAHMKKFFDYIQLPNFDIAADAAATFKELMTRHKSTVAEFLTKNYDWFFADYNSKLLESSNYITRRQAVKLLGDILLDRSNSAVMTRYVSSRDNLRILMNLLRESSKSIQIEAFHVFKLFAANQQKPADIVSILIANKSKLLRLFADFKTDKEDEQFETDKALVVKEIESLPGN, encoded by the exons atgaagggTTTATTCAAGTCGAAGCCTCGTACGCCCGTCGACATCGTTCGCCAGACCCGCGATCTTCTTATGTACTGCGAACGCAGCCCGGATACCCGCGAGAGCAAGCGGGAAGAAAAG ATGGCAGACTTGTTTAAAAATATAAGGGAGATGAAGTCAATACTTTACGGCAATAGTGAATCTGAACCAGTCTCCGAATCTTGTGCACAATTGACTCAGGAGTTTTTCAGAGATAATACTCTGAGACTTCTTATTAGGTGTCTTCCAAAATTGAACTTGGAG GCCCGAAAGGATGCCACACAAGTAGTTGCAAATTTGCAAAGGCAGCAAGTTCAATCAAAATTGATTGCCTCTGACTATTTGGAAGCGAACATAGATTTAATGGATATTCTGATATCTGG GTATGAAAACACAGATATGGCTTTACACTATGGTGCAATGTTGAGGGAGTGCATACGTCACCAAAGTGTTGCAAG ATATGTCTTGGAGTCTGCTCACATGAAGAAATTCTTTGATTACATACAGCttcctaattttgatattgctGCAGATGCTGCTGCAACATTTAAG GAACTCATGACGAGGCATAAATCAACTGTAGCGGAATTTCTCACCAAAAATTATGACTGG TTCTTTGCAGACTACAATTCCAAGCTACTTGAATCTTCCAATTACATCACCAGAAGACAAGCTGTCAAG CTGTTAGGAGATATCCTTCTTGATCGTTCAAACTCTGCTGTAATGACTCGATACGTGAGCTCAAGGGATAACTTGAGGATTCTTATGAATCTCCTCAGa GAGTCTAGCAAGAGCATTCAGATAGAAGCATTTCACGTTTTCAAG CTCTTTGCAGCTAATCAGCAGAAACCGGCTGACATCGTGAGCATACTAATTGCAAATAAAAGCAAGCTTCTACGGCTCTTTGCTGATTTCAAAACCGACAAAG AGGACGAGCAGTTTGAGACAGACAAAGCTCTAGTGGTGAAAGAAATCGAGTCTCTTCCCGGAAACTAA
- the LOC115707333 gene encoding inositol-phosphate phosphatase, protein MADNGSLDEFLASAVDAAKKAGEIIRKGFYLTKHVEHKGQVDLVTETDKACEDLIFNHLKQLHPTHKFIGEETTAACGVTELTDEPTWIVDPLDGTTNFVHGFPFVCVSIGLTIGKVPTVGVVYNPIIDELFTGVLGKGAFLNGNPIKVSSQSELMTSLLATEVGTKRDEVTVDATTNRINSLLFKVRSLRMSGSCALNLCGIACGRLDLFYELGFGGPWDVAGGAVIVKEAGGLIYDPSGKDFDITSQRVAASNPLLKDAFIEVLKA, encoded by the exons ATGGCTGATAATG GCTCGCTTGATGAGTTCCTCGCTTCAGCTGTTGATGCAGCCAAGAAAGCCGGCGAG ATAATTCGTAAAGGATTCTATCTAACTAAACATGTGGAGCATAAGGGCCAG GTGGACTTGGTCACAGAAACTGACAAGGCATGTGAAGATCTCATTTTCAATCATCTTAAGCAACTCCACCCCACACATAAG TTCATTGGGGAGGAAACTACTGCTGCATGCGGTGTTACAGAGCTGACTGATGAGCCTACATGGATAGTTGATCCCCTTGATGGAACCACAAATTTTGTTCACGG GTTTCCCTTTGTTTGTGTCTCCATTGGTCTCACAATTGGAAAGGTTCCCACAGTTGGTGTTGTTTACAATCCAATCATTGATGAG cttttcactggtgttcttgGAAAAggtgcttttctgaatggaaaTCCTATTAAAG TGTCTTCTCAGTCCGAACTTATGACATCTCTCCTTGCAACTGAG GTTGGAACTAAACGTGATGAGGTGACTGTAGATGCTACCACAAACAGAATCAATAGCTTACTTTTCAAG GTGAGATCTCTTCGGATGAGTGGCTCCTGTGCATTGAACCTCTGTGGAATTGCTTGTGGAAGACTTGATCTATTTTATGAACTCGGCTTTGGGGGTCCTTG GGATGTGGCAGGAGGTGCAGTTATTGTGAAAGAAGCCGGAGGGCTTATATATGATCC ATCTGGTAAGGACTTTGACATCACATCTCAACGAGTAGCTGCTTCAAACCCCCTGCTTAAGGATGCATTCATTGAAGTCTTAAAGGCTTAA
- the LOC115707332 gene encoding cytochrome b561 and DOMON domain-containing protein At5g47530, translating into MAGKLTSLVVLLSVFSTLFLSSSAQTCKSYNFARNQQFQECNDLAVLNSFLHWTFDSTTGKLNMAYRHTGVTSSTWVAWAINPSNNLASAMPGAQSLVAYPRSSGGPRVYTSPIGQTYQTSLAEGNLTYPVTDLSATYQNNEMIIFATWTLPTTTSTITQVWQSGPLSGTTIGPHQTSGDNTRSKSSLNLLSGQSQSGGGSSTLRKRNTHGVLNAVSWGILMPMGAVIARYLKVFKSADPAWFYLHVTCQTSAYIVGVAGWGTGLKLGSDSVGITQNPHRNIGIALFCLGTLQVFALLLRPKKDHKYRLYWNIYHHTIGYAVIILSIINIYEGFDILQPEEVWKRAYTGIIIGLGAVAVSLEAYTWFYVLKKKKTENKVPYGANGNGANGYGSHV; encoded by the exons ATGGCCGGGAAACTCACAAGTCTAGTAGTTCTTCTCTCTGTTTTTTCGACTCTGTTTTTATCATCCTCTGCTCAAACATGTAAGAGCTACAACTTCGCAAGAAACCAACAGTTCCAGGAGTGCAATGACCTTGCCGTTCTGAACTCGTTCCTCCATTGGACGTTTGACTCAACAACAGGGAAACTCAACATGGCTTACCGTCATACCGGGGTAACAAGTTCCACGTGGGTGGCATGGGCTATCAACCCCAGCAACAACTTGGCATCAGCCATGCCCGGGGCTCAATCTCTTGTGGCTTACCCACGATCGAGTGGTGGCCCGAGAGTGTACACATCTCCAATCGGCCAAACTTATCAGACATCGTTGGCTGAGGGGAATCTCACTTACCCAGTTACGGATTTATCAGCTACTTACCAGAACAACGAAATGATTATCTTTGCAACTTGGACTCTTCCAACAACAACGAGTACCATCACCCAGGTTTGGCAATCGGGTCCTCTTTCAGGTACCACAATTGGACCACATCAAACATCAGGAGATAATACTAGGTCAAAATCCTCTTTGAATCTTCTTTCCGGTCAGTCTCAATCCGGAGGGGGCAGCTCTACACTCAGGAAAAGAAAC ACCCACGGAGTACTGAACGCTGTGAGTTGGGGTATATTGATGCCCATGGGAGCTGTAATAGCAAGGTACTTGAAGGTATTCAAATCAGCAGACCCAGCATGGTTTTACCTCCACGTCACTTGCCAAACCTCTGCATACATAGTCGGAGTCGCCGGTTGGGGAACTGGTCTGAAACTCGGAAGTGACTCAGTTGGCATCACACAAAACCCtcacaggaacattggaatcgCCCTTTTCTGCCTGGGAACCCTTCAG GTTTTCGCTTTGCTCTTGAGGCCCAAGAAGGACCACAAGTACAGACTCTACTGGAATATCTATCACCACACCATTGGGTACGCAGTCATCATCCTCAGCATCATTAACATTTACGAAGGTTTCGATATCTTGCAGCCTGAAGAAGTGTGGAAGAGAGCTTACACAGGGATTATCATTGGTTTGGGCGCTGTTGCCGTAAGCTTGGAAGCTTATACATGGTTTTACGtactgaagaagaagaaaacagagAACAAGGTCCCTTATGGTGCTAATGGAAATGGGGCTAATGGCTACGGTTCACATGTATAG